Proteins from one Cryptomeria japonica chromosome 4, Sugi_1.0, whole genome shotgun sequence genomic window:
- the LOC131031985 gene encoding ethylene-responsive transcription factor ERF062, whose translation MASARRTMQEIYASSSTGTEDRSHPENKITDSPQGFQRTQLIQSLEPKSVGISDQVSCSRQTAGRDVSANHLQSFSFPPCPSLPPIPTTTTSSSSQLISFSSNYPQVGFTSPSFSAIENSPRCSEVFTWNQIMQGFPLQQQTLSFQPQMFPTAELQRPVQQQQQQQVQSGFPLIILNNNQQQLQQQYQQQQYQQQLYRHWSDALNLSPRGQMMKHGKNDRRGFGLPRPMKLYRGVRQRHWGKWVAEIRLPRNRTRLWLGTFDTAEEAAYAYDQEAFKLRGENARLNFPHLFLNKASSVPKAACTAEEDSSQQKPDGGRAHSPSTSALTAITASQSDSTAAEGVSDSVQAKFMDLEVKADPEKSTYEANPMLAGHVESGSEDIVKSEPHDLQVHTWPTSPDFMWGDLDENWLTSVSPLETDLTWDMLSTTQIGGIAEPEKTEQKLETQGQASMVAYSPPRQMYVWRDCK comes from the coding sequence ATGGCATCTGCCAGGAGAACCATGCAGGAAATTTATGCATCTTCTTCCACAGGGACAGAAGATAGGTCGCATCCTGAGAACAAAATCACAGACTCTCCGCAGGGTTTTCAAAGAACCCAATTGATTCAAAGCCTTGAACCGAAGTCTGTGGGTATTTCAGACCAGGTTTCGTGCTCTAGGCAGACAGCAGGGAGAGATGTTTCTGCAAATCATTTGCAGAGCTTTTCTTTTCCTCCTTGTCCTTCGCTTCCTCCTATTCCTActactacaacatcatcatcatcacaatTAATTTCGTTTTCTTCGAATTATCCACAGGTTGGCTTTACTTCTCCCTCATTTTCAGCAATTGAGAATTCACCACGCTGTTCAGAGGTGTTTACTTGGAACCAGATCATGCAGGGTTTTCCCCTACAGCAACAGACACTATCATTTCAGCCACAGATGTTTCCTACTGCTGAATTGCAGAGGCCGGTCCAGCAGCAGCAGCAACAGCAGGTTCAATCAGGGTTTCCTTTGATAATCCTGAATAATAACCAGCAGCAGTTGCAGCAGCAGTACCAGCAGCAGCAATATCAGCAGCAACTTTATCGGCATTGGAGTGATGCTCTGAATTTGAGTCCAAGGGGTCAGATGATGAAACATGGAAAGAATGACAGAAGAGGGTTTGGTTTGCCTCGTCCAATGAAACTTTACAGAGGAGTCAGACAGAGGCACTGGGGGAAATGGGTTGCTGAGATTCGCCTACCCAGGAATCGAACCAGGCTCTGGCTGGGCACCTTTGACACCGCCGAAGAAGCTGCTTATGCATATGATCAGGAGGCTTTCAAATTGAGAGGTGAGAATGCTCGTCTCAATTTTCCACATCTGTTTCTTAACAAGGCCTCTTCCGTTCCCAAGGCTGCTTGTACCGCTGAGGAGGACAGTTCGCAGCAAAAACCCGATGGAGGAAGAGCTCATAGCCCCTCCACTAGCGCTTTGACTGCAATTACTGCTTCCCAGTCGGATTCCACTGCAGCTGAGGGTGTTTCAGACAGTGTGCAGGCTAAATTTATGGATTTAGAGGTGAAAGCTGATCCAGAAAAGTCTACATATGAAGCCAATCCAATGTTGGCTGGTCATGTAGAATCTGGATCTGAGGACATTGTCAAAAGTGAGCCTCATGATCTTCAAGTCCATACTTGGCCTACCTCCCCTGATTTTATGTGGGGAGATCTGGATGAGAACTGGTTGACTAGTGTTTCACCGTTGGAAACAGATTTGACATGGGATATGCTTTCTACCACTCAAATTGGCGGTATTGCAGAGCCAGAAAAAACAGAACAGAAACTTGAGACTCAAGGACAAGCATCTATGGTGGCCTATTCTCCACCCAGGCAGATGTATGTTTGGAGAGACTGCAAGTAG